Proteins co-encoded in one Prunus persica cultivar Lovell chromosome G6, Prunus_persica_NCBIv2, whole genome shotgun sequence genomic window:
- the LOC18774549 gene encoding uncharacterized protein LOC18774549 — MAQAMMRLGVFLVILLMLVAAEAGTSHPKPKIVQCKNKDYPDCYCLELTCPSACPEQCEVDCVTCSPVCNCNKPGAVCQDPRFIGGDGITFYFHGKKDQDFCIVSDSNLHINAHFIGKRNQNMKRDFTWVQSLGILFGNHKLFIGAKTTSTWDDSNDRLSLSIDGEPINLPDSEGANWQSILSPGALSITRTKNTNSIEIEAEGNFKIKAVVVPITETDSMIHKYGVTQEDCFAHLDLSFKFYALSGEVNGVLGQTYASNYVSRVKMGVVMPVLGGDKEFASSSIFASDCAVSRFTGEFVKNNSSDSFEYMNCASGTDGRGVVCKR, encoded by the exons ATGGCTCAAGCTATGATGCGCTTAGGTGTGTTTTTGGTCATCCTCTTGATGCTTGTTGCGGCAGAGGCAGGAACTTCTCATCCAAAGCCTAAGATAGTCCAGTGCAAGAACAAGGACTACCCTGATTGTTATTGCCTAGAGCTTACATGCCCTAGTGCTTGCCCTGAGCAATGTGAAGTTGACTGCGTCACATGCAGTCCTGTTTGCA ACTGCAACAAGCCAGGGGCTGTGTGTCAAGACCCCAGATTCATTGGTGGTGATGGAATAACCTTCTACTTCCATGGCAAGAAAGACCAAGACTTCTGCATAGTTTCTGATTCAAATCTCCACATCAACGCCCACTTCATTGGCAAGAGAAACCAAAACATGAAGAGGGACTTCACTTGGGTGCAGTCTCTAGGGATCCTCTTTGGAAACCACAAACTCTTCATCGGTGCCAAAACCACGTCAACTTGGGATGACTCCAATGACCGTCTGTCCTTATCCATAGACGGCGAACCCATAAACCTCCCGGACAGCGAAGGTGCTAACTGGCAATCAATCTTATCACCAGGAGCACTCAGCATCACAAGGACGAAAAACACAAATTCGATAGAAATCGAAGCTGAAGGGAACTTCAAGATCAAAGCAGTGGTGGTGCCTATAACAGAAACGGACTCCATGATCCATAAATATGGTGTTACGCAAGAGGATTGCTTTGCTCATCTTGACTTGAGCTTCAAGTTTTATGCCCTAAGTGGGGAAGTGAATGGTGTTTTGGGCCAAACATATGCAAGCAACTACGTGAGTAGGGTTAAGATGGGTGTGGTGATGCCTGTTTTGGGTGGGGACAAAGAATTTGCATCCTCTAGTATCTTTGCCTCTGATTGTGCGGTTTCAAGGTTTACTGGGGAATTTGTTAAGAACAACTCTTCAGACAGCTTTGAGTATATGAATTGTGCTAGTGGGACGGATGGCCGTGGAGTTGTTTGTAAGAGGTGA